One genomic region from Gammaproteobacteria bacterium encodes:
- a CDS encoding DegT/DnrJ/EryC1/StrS family aminotransferase gives MAPAAINLESAAWDESGIDAKMNYPIELMNPAKHMKPCIRISPFNSGKFEAGGAGGSRDSELMRPEFWLNGGDDFSLLPSGRAAIRLALLSIGVQRGDSVLIITTTGGSYISSCVTETIEEVCQWSRQLQDNTKAALLIHEFGFPCVLPREVAEAGIKIIEDCAYAVGTRIEGGKVGMMGDFAVYSLPKYYPIPFGGILVSRHSIRDELNPEKLSAEGVEFLANYLASAAAKHSEWNRLRCNNWQFFSNHLEKYRMDAYFEMDDDVVPGVFIARLPSDVDGAKIKDGCVNAGIESTEYYGNGGYYFPVHQCLTGFEKDYILYHLLKNAR, from the coding sequence GTGGCTCCGGCAGCCATTAACCTTGAGAGTGCAGCTTGGGACGAATCTGGGATTGATGCGAAAATGAACTACCCAATTGAATTGATGAATCCTGCAAAGCACATGAAACCTTGCATCAGGATTTCTCCGTTCAACTCGGGAAAGTTCGAGGCCGGGGGGGCGGGAGGCTCGCGTGATTCTGAATTAATGCGCCCTGAATTCTGGTTGAACGGGGGAGATGATTTTAGCCTGTTGCCGAGTGGTCGGGCAGCAATAAGATTGGCGCTATTGTCGATAGGTGTGCAGCGCGGGGATTCCGTATTGATAATCACAACAACAGGCGGAAGCTATATCAGTTCATGTGTTACAGAAACGATAGAAGAAGTCTGCCAATGGTCGCGCCAGCTTCAGGATAATACCAAGGCGGCCCTGCTGATCCATGAATTCGGTTTCCCCTGTGTGCTTCCGCGAGAAGTGGCGGAGGCTGGAATCAAGATCATTGAGGATTGCGCTTATGCAGTTGGCACCCGGATCGAGGGTGGGAAGGTCGGCATGATGGGCGATTTCGCAGTCTATAGCTTGCCCAAATATTATCCGATCCCTTTCGGCGGAATTCTTGTGTCGCGTCATTCAATCCGGGATGAATTGAATCCGGAAAAACTTTCTGCTGAAGGGGTGGAATTCCTGGCGAATTATTTGGCGTCAGCCGCAGCAAAGCATTCGGAGTGGAATCGCTTGCGTTGCAACAACTGGCAGTTCTTCTCCAATCATTTGGAGAAGTATCGCATGGATGCCTACTTTGAAATGGATGACGATGTCGTGCCGGGTGTTTTTATTGCCCGGTTGCCTTCAGATGTGGACGGAGCAAAGATCAAGGACGGGTGCGTTAATGCGGGCATTGAGTCGACAGAGTATTACGGAAACGGAGGATATTATTTCCCCGTGCACCAATGCTTGACCGGGTTCGAGAAGGATTACATTTTGTATCACCTGTTAAAAAATGCACGTTGA